From the Oleiharenicola lentus genome, one window contains:
- a CDS encoding cytidylyltransferase domain-containing protein, which yields MKILALIPARGGSKRLPGKNTRLLGGKPMIAWSIEAAKGIGEICAVLISTDDPQIAAVAKAAGGQVPWLRPAELATDTATSVDVALHALDWYENAHGKVDGLLLLQPTSPFRTPRTIRQGIGLFSDNPQFPVLGVARLHVHPEWALRLEGGRLVRYTPGNGLETRSQDLPQVFFPTGSLYVIAPEVLRTGRTFVGAQAVPVVIEPPHEALDIDTEWDFRIAEMVASNPQDYRSIED from the coding sequence ATGAAGATCCTGGCCTTGATTCCGGCGCGCGGGGGGTCGAAAAGATTGCCAGGGAAAAATACCCGGCTGTTGGGCGGCAAACCCATGATTGCCTGGTCCATCGAAGCCGCCAAGGGCATAGGAGAGATCTGCGCGGTGCTGATTTCCACGGATGATCCGCAGATTGCGGCGGTGGCGAAGGCGGCAGGCGGCCAGGTCCCCTGGCTGCGGCCGGCGGAACTTGCCACTGACACCGCCACTTCCGTGGATGTCGCGCTCCATGCCTTGGATTGGTATGAAAACGCCCATGGGAAGGTCGACGGCCTTTTGCTGCTGCAGCCGACCTCTCCCTTCCGGACGCCGCGGACGATCCGGCAAGGCATCGGGTTGTTTTCGGACAACCCGCAATTCCCGGTCCTAGGGGTGGCCCGGCTTCATGTGCATCCAGAGTGGGCGCTGCGGCTTGAAGGCGGGCGCCTCGTGCGTTACACTCCGGGCAACGGTCTTGAGACCCGCTCCCAGGATCTACCGCAGGTTTTTTTCCCAACCGGAAGTCTGTATGTCATCGCCCCGGAGGTGCTCCGCACGGGGCGTACCTTCGTTGGCGCCCAGGCCGTTCCGGTGGTGATCGAGCCGCCACACGAGGCCTTGGACATAGACACCGAGTGGGATTTCAGGATCGCGGAGATGGTCGCAAGCAACCCCCAGGATTACCGGTCGATTGAAGACTAA
- the hisH gene encoding imidazole glycerol phosphate synthase subunit HisH yields the protein MSVSEVTIIDYGVGNLLSVQRGFEHCRAKTIITSDPEQILRSDRVVLPGVGAFGDAMLALDRLGLVTVVKEVARRRIPLLGICLGMQMLLDESEEFGLSRGLGLISGRVIPVPHKALNGEPHKIPHIGWNALVPSRGGSGWGDSLLGDVREGEAAYFVHSFMAVPSDDTHRLADCVYGGHFLPAVIRRDRIVGCQFHPEKSGQVGLRILRSFVSQ from the coding sequence ATGAGTGTTTCTGAAGTCACTATCATCGACTATGGAGTCGGCAACCTGCTCAGCGTGCAGCGGGGCTTTGAGCACTGTAGGGCTAAAACCATCATCACCTCCGATCCGGAGCAGATACTTCGCTCCGACCGGGTGGTTTTGCCCGGCGTGGGAGCCTTTGGCGATGCTATGTTGGCTTTGGACCGGCTCGGCTTGGTGACCGTGGTCAAGGAAGTCGCCCGTCGCCGGATTCCGTTGCTTGGTATCTGCCTTGGCATGCAGATGCTGCTGGACGAAAGCGAAGAGTTCGGGCTCAGCCGGGGCCTGGGTTTGATTTCCGGGCGGGTGATTCCTGTGCCGCACAAGGCCTTGAATGGGGAACCACACAAGATCCCTCACATCGGGTGGAATGCGCTGGTTCCGTCCCGAGGCGGCTCTGGTTGGGGGGACTCCCTGCTCGGCGATGTACGCGAGGGCGAAGCGGCTTATTTTGTGCATTCGTTCATGGCGGTCCCCTCCGACGACACGCACCGGCTGGCCGATTGCGTCTATGGCGGGCATTTCCTTCCGGCGGTCATCCGCCGGGATCGGATCGTCGGCTGCCAGTTCCATCCCGAAAAGAGCGGGCAGGTCGGATTGCGCATCCTGCGGAGTTTCGTGTCGCAATGA
- a CDS encoding O-antigen ligase family protein: protein MKAQGMDLTGLPLNLVTCYLLSIQLPYPYLWAVIFAFLMSVVMLLIARSSPEKGGGVRLGTAAMLVLTGMCLIPTTTLFLSPHGFGVRLFSELFQYFFVAIVFMTGVYAFGRPDGFSRFAYRAAWITIPLSIYGIGRVVLGWELDWSSFVAPTENNYASIYILLFGVALPASQMFSGKRGRILYTVSIMLGVAAINYHSSRAAMVAALACLAMGVAIGRTRLVTAIRILMLLAAGLAGAVYLFRGEDLYNPDSVASLVNFDSNFSNVQRLQYLRAAGYSLVNFPFGQGIGTASAYFTHNVFIEMESPTPHNTAALLATEMGVLGLVSYVLLALYLLGRALATLLRRYRQPVGHRRLFIILPLILLMVSIYDAVFFNGGLTAIYFLAAATVFATPCESVRPLSQA from the coding sequence ATGAAGGCCCAGGGCATGGATCTGACGGGTCTGCCGCTCAACCTGGTGACGTGCTACCTGCTGTCGATACAGCTGCCCTATCCGTATTTATGGGCGGTGATCTTCGCGTTTCTCATGTCCGTGGTCATGCTGCTGATCGCCCGGAGTTCACCGGAGAAGGGCGGCGGGGTGAGACTGGGCACGGCCGCCATGCTGGTGCTAACCGGGATGTGCCTGATACCGACCACGACATTGTTCCTCTCTCCCCATGGCTTCGGCGTCCGCTTGTTCTCCGAGCTCTTTCAATATTTCTTTGTCGCAATTGTCTTCATGACCGGAGTCTATGCCTTTGGCCGCCCGGACGGCTTCAGCCGGTTTGCGTACCGGGCAGCCTGGATCACGATCCCGCTCTCGATTTATGGCATTGGGCGTGTCGTGCTGGGGTGGGAGCTAGATTGGTCTTCCTTCGTGGCCCCGACGGAAAACAACTATGCCTCCATTTACATCCTGCTTTTTGGCGTGGCGTTGCCGGCCAGCCAGATGTTCTCGGGGAAACGGGGGCGGATTCTCTACACCGTCTCGATCATGTTGGGCGTGGCTGCGATAAACTATCACTCCAGCCGCGCCGCGATGGTGGCGGCTCTGGCTTGCTTGGCAATGGGCGTGGCCATCGGGCGCACCCGCCTGGTGACCGCCATCCGGATCCTGATGCTGCTCGCGGCTGGACTGGCCGGGGCCGTCTACCTGTTTCGTGGCGAGGATCTTTACAACCCTGATTCAGTGGCGAGCCTTGTGAACTTCGACTCCAATTTCTCGAATGTCCAGCGACTACAGTACCTGCGCGCCGCCGGATATTCCCTGGTGAACTTCCCTTTTGGGCAGGGCATCGGTACCGCCAGCGCCTACTTTACGCACAACGTCTTCATCGAGATGGAAAGCCCGACTCCCCACAACACGGCCGCGCTGCTGGCCACGGAGATGGGCGTGCTGGGCCTCGTCAGCTATGTACTCCTAGCCTTGTACCTGCTCGGTCGTGCGCTCGCGACATTGCTGCGTCGCTACCGACAGCCGGTGGGGCACCGGCGGCTGTTCATCATCCTACCGCTGATCCTGCTGATGGTGAGCATTTACGATGCGGTGTTTTTCAATGGGGGCCTGACCGCGATCTATTTCCTAGCGGCGGCAACGGTGTTCGCGACACCTTGCGAATCCGTGCGTCCCTTGTCGCAAGCCTGA
- a CDS encoding N-acetyl sugar amidotransferase — protein MTKAFFGLPEDVVFCKRCVISNQRPSSSVEFKHRHEDKKATIGIGADGVCDACRYHDVKEAQIDWGKRDHALKALLDQHRRNDGGYDVIVPGSGGKDSAYTSHILKYKYGMNPLTVTWAPHKYTQIGWKNFESWTHVGGLDNILFTPNGRLHRYLTQQAFLNLLHPFQPFIVGQRIIGPLMAAKFGVKLVMYGENQAEYGNASEENYKPTMDRKFFSVGNPEEMILGGRKVKDIVAEKRFTLNDFAPYIAPDAAYLEERGVEVHYLGYYLKWDPQECYYYAVENTGFQANSERTEGTYSKYSSIDDQIDMFHYFTTLVKFGIGRATYDAAQEIRNHKITREEGVNLVRKYDQEFPNKYYKEFLEYIDITEEQFWETVDRFRSPHLWVKADGKWKLKHAVWHETK, from the coding sequence ATGACTAAAGCGTTTTTTGGCCTGCCTGAGGATGTTGTTTTCTGCAAACGCTGCGTGATTTCAAATCAGCGTCCGAGTTCGTCGGTCGAGTTCAAGCACCGGCATGAAGACAAGAAGGCCACTATCGGAATTGGGGCGGATGGTGTATGCGATGCCTGCCGTTATCATGATGTGAAGGAAGCCCAGATCGACTGGGGCAAGCGCGATCATGCGCTCAAGGCGCTCCTGGATCAGCACCGGCGCAACGATGGCGGCTACGACGTGATCGTGCCCGGGAGTGGCGGTAAGGACAGCGCCTACACTTCTCATATCCTCAAATACAAGTACGGGATGAATCCACTCACGGTCACGTGGGCGCCGCACAAATACACCCAGATTGGCTGGAAGAACTTCGAGAGCTGGACCCACGTCGGAGGCCTCGACAACATCCTGTTCACCCCGAATGGCCGGCTTCATCGCTACCTGACGCAACAGGCATTCCTCAACCTGCTGCATCCGTTCCAGCCGTTCATCGTGGGGCAGAGGATCATCGGCCCCCTCATGGCCGCCAAGTTCGGCGTGAAATTGGTGATGTACGGCGAAAACCAAGCCGAGTACGGCAATGCCTCCGAGGAAAACTACAAACCGACGATGGATCGCAAGTTCTTCTCGGTCGGAAATCCCGAGGAAATGATCTTGGGGGGGAGAAAGGTGAAGGACATAGTGGCAGAGAAACGCTTCACGTTAAACGATTTTGCGCCCTATATAGCACCGGATGCGGCGTATCTTGAGGAGCGTGGAGTGGAGGTGCACTATCTGGGATACTATTTGAAATGGGATCCACAGGAATGCTATTACTACGCCGTAGAGAACACCGGATTCCAGGCGAATTCCGAACGCACCGAAGGCACCTATTCGAAGTACAGCAGCATCGATGACCAGATCGACATGTTCCACTATTTCACCACCTTGGTGAAATTCGGCATCGGCCGGGCCACGTATGATGCCGCCCAAGAGATTCGTAACCACAAGATTACCCGGGAGGAGGGCGTTAATCTCGTCAGGAAGTACGACCAGGAGTTCCCCAACAAGTACTACAAGGAGTTCCTTGAGTACATTGACATCACGGAGGAGCAATTCTGGGAGACAGTGGACCGGTTTCGTTCGCCTCACCTGTGGGTCAAGGCCGACGGAAAATGGAAACTGAAGCACGCGGTCTGGCACGAAACAAAGTGA
- a CDS encoding NAD-dependent epimerase/dehydratase family protein: MNRSVVVTGASGFIGQALSAALRSAGMEVVPVARRPGGGWRQVSDYRDAPSADVLIHLAEDSDRGRVNAAGSAVSARALQTMEALLHKPFQRVIYASSSVLYGDAESKAHDPADHVQLVDEYSRTKWQCERLVLQRQGNLVLRLSNIYGPGMSANNVISTILRQIPGTGALCVWDAGPIRDFLWIDDVVSAMSAAITSDFDGTLNLGSGAAYSIGEVARMALAAGGEADRPVQCTKSSGRSSCLALDIRETTRALGWCPTTHLKTGLERLIKDRLSPE, from the coding sequence ATGAATCGGAGCGTTGTCGTAACCGGGGCTTCCGGATTTATCGGGCAAGCCTTGTCGGCGGCCTTGAGATCGGCCGGAATGGAAGTCGTGCCGGTCGCCCGCCGGCCCGGTGGTGGGTGGCGCCAGGTGTCTGATTACCGGGACGCACCCTCGGCTGACGTATTGATACACCTTGCGGAAGACAGTGATCGTGGCCGGGTCAATGCAGCGGGATCGGCGGTAAGCGCGCGAGCGCTTCAAACCATGGAGGCATTGCTCCATAAGCCCTTCCAGCGCGTGATCTATGCCTCTTCTTCAGTCTTGTACGGAGATGCGGAATCCAAGGCGCATGACCCGGCGGACCATGTGCAACTGGTGGATGAGTACTCCAGGACCAAGTGGCAATGCGAACGCCTCGTGTTGCAGCGCCAGGGGAACCTGGTCCTACGCCTGTCGAATATCTACGGCCCGGGCATGAGCGCCAATAATGTCATAAGCACCATTCTCCGGCAGATACCGGGGACGGGCGCACTATGCGTTTGGGATGCCGGGCCGATCAGGGATTTTCTCTGGATTGACGATGTGGTCTCCGCCATGAGTGCGGCGATTACCAGTGATTTTGACGGCACACTAAACCTTGGGAGTGGCGCGGCTTACTCGATCGGGGAGGTGGCGCGCATGGCCCTGGCCGCCGGCGGCGAAGCCGATCGCCCCGTCCAGTGCACCAAGTCAAGCGGTCGGTCGTCCTGTCTCGCCCTTGATATACGGGAAACAACGCGGGCACTGGGATGGTGTCCGACTACACACTTGAAGACAGGTTTGGAAAGACTCATTAAAGACCGCTTATCACCTGAATGA
- a CDS encoding aldolase/citrate lyase family protein, with protein sequence MKTNHTVARHLSLYLITNDPAIAEHAVGAGVDRIFVDLEIHGKRERQAGLDTPINAHTTGDIAAIRARLPQAYILGRINPLHAGSQAEIDAVLAAGANAIMLPMFRRAAEVRQIAALVNGRAAFIPLVETKEAVACFAEWADAPGLTEIYVGLNDLRLSLGLPSIFSVLLNGLLEDFVRQISAREIPFGFGGLGRLSAPQPVPAGLLLAEHVRLGSTSVILSRAFHMRSKTLAEFTAAVNAAEEVAAIRRAWLQLQSSAPQQLVRMNGELKDRIARLDSGRAVPPA encoded by the coding sequence TTGAAGACTAACCATACCGTCGCTAGGCACCTGAGTCTCTACCTCATCACCAATGACCCCGCGATCGCGGAGCATGCGGTCGGTGCCGGGGTAGACCGGATCTTCGTGGACTTGGAGATTCATGGCAAACGCGAGCGTCAGGCGGGACTGGATACTCCGATCAACGCTCATACGACCGGCGATATCGCCGCCATCCGGGCGCGTCTTCCCCAGGCTTATATTCTGGGCCGGATCAACCCGCTGCACGCGGGGAGTCAGGCGGAGATCGACGCCGTGCTGGCCGCGGGGGCCAACGCGATCATGCTGCCCATGTTCCGGCGCGCCGCCGAGGTCCGCCAGATTGCTGCGCTGGTCAACGGCCGTGCCGCATTCATTCCGCTGGTGGAAACGAAGGAGGCGGTCGCCTGCTTCGCGGAATGGGCCGATGCTCCAGGGCTGACGGAAATCTACGTCGGCCTCAATGATCTGCGCCTGTCGCTGGGCCTGCCTTCGATCTTCAGCGTGCTGCTGAACGGGTTGCTGGAGGATTTCGTACGCCAAATCTCCGCCCGGGAGATTCCATTTGGCTTCGGGGGGCTCGGCCGGCTCTCGGCTCCGCAGCCGGTTCCCGCGGGACTCCTGCTCGCTGAGCATGTGCGGCTTGGCTCAACCAGCGTCATTCTTTCGCGGGCCTTCCATATGCGCAGCAAGACTCTGGCCGAATTCACTGCCGCGGTGAATGCTGCCGAGGAAGTCGCGGCCATCCGCCGGGCGTGGCTGCAGCTGCAATCCTCCGCTCCGCAACAACTCGTGCGCATGAACGGCGAACTGAAGGACCGGATCGCCCGTTTGGACTCCGGTCGCGCCGTTCCGCCCGCCTGA
- the asnB gene encoding asparagine synthase (glutamine-hydrolyzing), with amino-acid sequence MCGIFGYVAFDGKSLPQDAMPRMARTLRHRGPDGEGWHAAGVFAVGNRRLAIIDIDAGKQPFYSADRQVIVVQNGEIFNYIELAAELADLGYPCATHSDTEVILRAYECWGDDFVKRLNGMFAIAIIDRRKDLLHLFRDRAGVKPLYYYADERRLVFGSEIKALLDCDIPAEVDVISLDALLTCNYVPPPRTIYRNVRHLSPGGHMKIHADGRRSEVAWWQLQPRIREDVSEEEAVAEFTEILADAVRIRMRCDVPFGAFLSGGLDSSTIVSLMGRYSPTPIKTFCIGFDDARFDESPFAQLAATRFNTQHHLRLFKSQDLSIWPKISYHNDQPHGDVSFLPTYHVSELAAEQVKVVLTGDGGDELFAGYDKYLELETGAAGAPGGQNPLLPYLERTSLFTREMKKGLYAPGLLRATAGQEPMDQVLGIARQYEHLDAVNQALAIDFLLLLPGNNLVKPDRMGMAHSIEARTPFLDYRMIEFAFNLPSRFKLHGGRTKHMMRKAIEPLIGRELLNRPKQMFTVPIGEWFKSDGGAYCRRVLFAPDSLASQLFDGKVVEDMVQAHCGGHKNYTRQLRALAAIEIWYQSAPRKPALSLG; translated from the coding sequence ATGTGCGGAATTTTCGGCTACGTAGCGTTCGACGGGAAATCCCTTCCACAGGATGCCATGCCACGGATGGCGCGGACATTGCGGCATCGCGGCCCGGACGGCGAGGGCTGGCATGCCGCCGGTGTGTTCGCGGTGGGTAACCGTCGCCTCGCGATCATCGATATCGATGCCGGGAAGCAGCCGTTCTACTCCGCGGACCGGCAGGTGATTGTGGTCCAGAACGGGGAAATCTTCAACTACATCGAGCTGGCCGCGGAACTGGCCGACCTGGGCTATCCTTGCGCAACGCACAGCGACACCGAGGTGATCCTGCGGGCCTACGAATGCTGGGGGGACGATTTTGTGAAGCGGTTGAACGGCATGTTTGCGATCGCCATAATCGATCGGCGCAAGGATCTGCTGCATCTCTTTCGCGATCGGGCGGGGGTCAAGCCGCTGTATTATTACGCGGATGAGCGACGGCTCGTCTTCGGCTCGGAGATCAAGGCTTTGCTCGATTGCGACATCCCGGCCGAAGTCGATGTCATCAGCCTGGATGCCCTGCTGACCTGCAATTACGTACCTCCGCCGCGTACGATCTACCGAAACGTCCGCCACCTTTCGCCGGGTGGGCACATGAAGATTCATGCCGACGGCCGCCGTTCCGAAGTGGCGTGGTGGCAGCTGCAGCCGCGCATCCGGGAGGACGTCTCGGAGGAGGAGGCCGTGGCGGAATTCACCGAAATCCTGGCCGACGCGGTGCGCATCCGTATGCGTTGCGACGTCCCGTTCGGGGCCTTCCTATCCGGGGGGCTTGATTCCAGCACGATCGTCAGCCTCATGGGGCGGTATTCCCCGACGCCAATTAAGACCTTCTGCATCGGGTTTGATGACGCGCGGTTTGATGAGTCGCCCTTCGCCCAGTTGGCGGCCACGCGATTCAACACCCAGCATCATCTTCGCCTGTTCAAGTCCCAGGACCTGAGCATCTGGCCCAAGATATCCTATCACAACGATCAACCCCACGGGGACGTTTCCTTCCTACCCACCTATCACGTTTCCGAACTGGCGGCCGAGCAGGTCAAGGTCGTGCTCACCGGGGACGGTGGGGACGAATTGTTCGCCGGCTATGACAAGTATCTGGAACTGGAGACCGGCGCGGCCGGCGCTCCGGGCGGGCAAAATCCGCTGCTACCCTATCTCGAGCGCACCAGCCTCTTCACCCGGGAGATGAAAAAGGGACTCTATGCCCCGGGGCTCCTGCGGGCGACGGCAGGGCAGGAACCAATGGACCAAGTGCTCGGGATTGCGAGGCAGTACGAGCACCTGGATGCGGTCAATCAGGCACTGGCCATCGACTTCCTGCTGCTCCTTCCCGGCAACAATCTCGTCAAGCCGGATCGCATGGGCATGGCGCATTCGATCGAGGCTCGGACGCCCTTTCTGGATTATCGCATGATCGAATTCGCCTTCAACCTGCCCAGCCGGTTCAAGCTACACGGCGGGCGGACGAAGCACATGATGCGAAAGGCCATCGAGCCGCTGATCGGCAGGGAATTGCTCAACCGGCCGAAGCAAATGTTCACCGTGCCGATCGGCGAATGGTTCAAGTCCGATGGCGGCGCGTACTGCCGCCGGGTGCTCTTTGCACCGGACTCGCTGGCCTCGCAACTGTTCGACGGCAAGGTCGTCGAAGACATGGTTCAGGCCCACTGTGGCGGACATAAGAACTACACCCGGCAGCTCCGGGCGCTCGCGGCGATCGAGATATGGTATCAAAGCGCTCCCCGCAAACCGGCCCTGTCCCTCGGCTAG
- a CDS encoding nucleotidyltransferase family protein has product MSEAPLRPEALLIEAVRAIEVNRRRMAVVVTEDGRLRGTLTDGDIRRHLLAGGSLESPVSKAMNQNPVVAEDGFGAGYLKDMMRRGNVLAIPLLDKEGKFVRMVHLLDLEEEEQSATGSSFAFAVIMAGGEGTRLRPLTASIPKPMVEIGGVPLLERQIRRLAQAGIERAYLSVNYLSHVIEDYFKDGQGFGIEIRYLRETVKLGTAGALTLLPEVPSGPIIVMNGDILTTSDFASLHSFHASHDATITIAAIDHKVDIPYGVIKSEGHLVRELVEKPSERFLCNAGIYAVSPEALRRLPADKFVNMTDLIDACLREGMPVAVFPVHEYWNDIGTVSDLQKARAHFAKLEIIK; this is encoded by the coding sequence ATGAGCGAAGCACCCTTACGTCCCGAGGCCTTGTTGATTGAAGCCGTACGCGCCATCGAGGTGAATCGTCGCCGGATGGCGGTGGTCGTCACTGAGGATGGTCGCTTGCGCGGCACGCTCACCGATGGCGACATCCGCAGGCATTTGCTGGCCGGCGGAAGCCTGGAATCCCCTGTGTCGAAGGCGATGAATCAGAATCCAGTGGTGGCGGAGGACGGGTTCGGTGCCGGTTATCTCAAAGACATGATGCGCCGTGGGAATGTCCTGGCCATCCCGCTGCTCGATAAGGAGGGGAAGTTCGTGCGCATGGTGCACCTGCTGGATCTCGAGGAGGAAGAACAGTCCGCCACCGGTTCCAGTTTCGCCTTCGCGGTGATCATGGCGGGCGGCGAGGGGACGCGGTTGCGGCCGCTGACGGCATCGATTCCCAAGCCTATGGTTGAGATCGGGGGAGTCCCGTTGCTGGAACGGCAGATCCGCCGGCTGGCTCAAGCCGGGATCGAGCGGGCGTATCTTTCGGTCAATTATCTGAGCCATGTCATCGAAGACTACTTCAAGGACGGCCAGGGCTTTGGCATTGAGATCCGGTACCTTCGCGAAACCGTGAAGCTGGGCACGGCCGGGGCGCTTACCCTGCTGCCGGAAGTGCCGAGCGGCCCGATCATCGTGATGAACGGGGACATCCTCACCACGTCCGACTTCGCGAGCCTGCACTCCTTCCACGCCAGTCACGATGCGACCATCACCATCGCCGCCATCGACCACAAAGTTGACATCCCTTACGGCGTCATCAAATCCGAGGGACACCTTGTAAGGGAGTTGGTGGAAAAGCCGTCGGAGCGCTTCCTCTGCAATGCCGGGATCTACGCCGTTTCTCCCGAAGCCCTGCGCCGGCTGCCGGCGGACAAGTTTGTCAACATGACCGATTTGATCGACGCCTGCCTCCGGGAGGGGATGCCGGTCGCTGTGTTTCCGGTGCATGAATATTGGAATGATATCGGCACGGTATCCGACCTGCAGAAGGCGCGGGCGCACTTCGCGAAACTTGAAATCATCAAATAA
- the hisF gene encoding imidazole glycerol phosphate synthase subunit HisF, with translation MRSIRLIARLDIKGPNLIKGIHLEGLRVIGVPNEYALKYYAQGVDELIYMDCVASLYGRNHLGEIVRAAAKDIFVPMTVGGGIRSVADATEILRCGADKVAINTAAVANPQLISDIARRFGSQCMVLSIEAKQIGADRWEVYTDNGREKTGLDVIEWVKRGVQMGAGEILLTSIDREGTRKGFDSALVKAVTTEVNVPVIASGGMGKDADLVKVVLEGGADAVAMADILHYNRSDLLKIRATAQAAGLSVRSYECF, from the coding sequence GTGAGAAGCATTCGTTTAATCGCCCGTCTCGACATCAAGGGCCCCAACCTTATCAAAGGCATCCATTTGGAAGGCCTGCGTGTGATCGGGGTTCCGAATGAGTACGCCTTGAAATATTATGCCCAGGGAGTCGATGAGCTGATATACATGGATTGTGTCGCCAGCTTGTATGGCCGCAATCACCTAGGCGAGATCGTGCGAGCCGCGGCCAAGGATATCTTTGTGCCGATGACGGTGGGTGGGGGTATTCGGTCTGTCGCGGATGCGACGGAGATCCTGCGCTGCGGAGCGGACAAGGTGGCGATCAACACAGCGGCCGTTGCCAATCCCCAGCTCATCAGTGACATTGCCCGCCGATTTGGCAGCCAATGTATGGTCCTCTCAATAGAAGCTAAACAGATCGGTGCGGACAGATGGGAGGTATACACCGACAACGGCCGGGAAAAGACCGGACTGGACGTTATCGAATGGGTCAAGCGGGGTGTACAGATGGGGGCTGGAGAAATTCTGCTGACGTCGATAGATCGGGAAGGCACACGCAAGGGATTTGACTCTGCACTCGTCAAGGCGGTAACCACCGAGGTTAATGTACCGGTGATCGCCAGTGGTGGCATGGGCAAGGATGCCGACTTGGTGAAAGTCGTTCTTGAGGGGGGCGCCGATGCGGTTGCGATGGCCGATATTCTACATTATAACCGTTCTGATCTTTTGAAAATACGGGCCACGGCCCAGGCGGCTGGACTCAGCGTCAGATCCTATGAGTGTTTCTGA
- the neuC gene encoding UDP-N-acetylglucosamine 2-epimerase — protein sequence MKKRVIAIFTGNRAEYGLQYPIIRAVDRHPELEYRLLVSGAHLDPNFGSTLQEIQTDGFRVDAEVKIDMDAASLFATAQAIGSGVLAISQAFAKIKPDLTVVYADRFEGLAAVIAASQMNIPTAHVEGGDLTEGGALDDSVRHAMTKLAHLHFTTNQQATNRILAMGEESWRVHTVGFPAIDLISEGRYAKPSEIQARLGLDLARPIVLFTQHSVTTEFDQASSQLMPSLRAIEQLAGEGVQVVLTYPNNDAGGRAIIQELDAFGARRIEGTSVHRSLGRYLYHGVLSLAKVPGMRVACVGNSSSGLKETPAFGCPTVNIGSRQEGRLRGQNVVDVAYQAEEIRQGVRKCLFDEPFREVCRTAPNPYWLGDAGPKIAEVLAKVALDKNLLRKRMTLRGESRDGWFR from the coding sequence ATGAAAAAACGAGTCATTGCTATTTTCACGGGCAACCGAGCTGAATATGGCCTGCAGTATCCCATTATCCGGGCGGTGGATCGGCATCCGGAGCTGGAGTACAGGCTGTTGGTGTCTGGCGCCCATTTGGATCCGAACTTCGGAAGCACTTTGCAGGAAATCCAAACCGATGGATTCCGGGTGGATGCCGAAGTTAAAATCGACATGGATGCGGCTTCCCTGTTTGCCACGGCCCAGGCCATCGGTTCGGGAGTGCTGGCTATCAGCCAGGCCTTTGCGAAGATAAAGCCCGACCTGACGGTCGTCTATGCGGACAGGTTCGAGGGCTTGGCCGCGGTGATTGCCGCGAGCCAGATGAATATCCCGACCGCCCACGTGGAAGGCGGGGATCTCACCGAAGGAGGGGCTTTGGACGATTCGGTCAGGCATGCCATGACCAAGCTTGCCCATCTGCATTTCACGACGAACCAACAGGCGACCAACCGGATTCTGGCCATGGGTGAGGAGTCTTGGCGGGTTCATACCGTGGGCTTCCCGGCGATCGATCTTATTTCCGAAGGCAGGTACGCGAAGCCCTCCGAAATTCAGGCACGCTTGGGTCTCGACCTGGCCCGGCCAATCGTGCTTTTCACGCAGCACTCGGTCACGACCGAGTTTGACCAGGCATCGTCGCAGTTGATGCCTTCGCTGCGGGCGATTGAGCAACTGGCAGGCGAGGGGGTGCAGGTTGTCCTGACATATCCGAACAACGATGCGGGCGGGCGGGCGATCATACAGGAACTCGACGCCTTTGGCGCCCGCAGGATCGAGGGTACCAGCGTGCACCGGTCCCTCGGCCGGTACCTCTATCACGGGGTCCTCTCCCTTGCGAAGGTTCCTGGGATGCGGGTAGCGTGCGTCGGCAATTCCTCCTCCGGCCTCAAGGAAACCCCGGCCTTTGGCTGCCCCACGGTCAATATCGGCTCAAGGCAGGAAGGGCGGTTGCGCGGGCAGAATGTCGTGGACGTCGCGTACCAAGCGGAGGAAATCAGGCAAGGTGTACGGAAGTGCCTGTTTGACGAGCCATTCCGGGAAGTCTGCCGTACGGCGCCCAATCCCTATTGGCTGGGGGATGCCGGTCCGAAAATCGCCGAGGTGCTGGCGAAGGTGGCCTTGGATAAGAATTTGCTTCGCAAGCGTATGACGTTGCGAGGTGAATCGCGTGATGGATGGTTCCGATGA